The following are from one region of the Streptomyces fradiae genome:
- a CDS encoding GntR family transcriptional regulator, whose translation MAEPVPEHRSSATLPLYLRVACALRDDLTHRRISPGSRLPSERLLAHRYHVNRQTVRSALQLLRDERLVVTDRRGTFAAVPAHEGGHEGAYEGGHETGHEAAYEPRFPAREPRRRTFPGGPRAADALVRAALSWEAPPAALAGRLCLAPGEPTLVHRHLVLTPAGEPMQQSVTWFSRPALTEIPQLARYRGCHERRGQPDLRLLYHWMRQAGLRTTHRESVGVPAAPPHPAPDGAHETGAARLSVHRVVCDQHGHALEITDIEFAARTGAWTYEFGG comes from the coding sequence ATGGCCGAGCCCGTTCCCGAGCACCGGTCGAGCGCGACGCTTCCGCTCTACCTCCGGGTCGCCTGCGCGCTGCGGGACGACCTCACCCACCGCCGCATCTCCCCCGGTAGCCGGCTGCCGTCCGAACGCCTCCTGGCCCACCGCTACCACGTCAACCGGCAGACGGTGCGCAGCGCGCTCCAACTCCTGCGCGACGAACGCCTGGTGGTGACCGACCGGCGCGGCACCTTCGCCGCCGTCCCGGCGCACGAGGGCGGACACGAAGGCGCGTACGAGGGCGGACACGAGACCGGACACGAGGCCGCGTACGAGCCGCGCTTCCCGGCCCGCGAGCCGCGCCGGCGCACCTTCCCCGGCGGGCCGCGGGCCGCCGACGCGCTGGTGCGCGCCGCGCTCTCCTGGGAGGCGCCGCCCGCGGCGCTCGCCGGACGGCTGTGCCTGGCGCCCGGGGAACCGACCCTGGTCCACCGCCATCTGGTGCTCACCCCGGCCGGCGAGCCGATGCAGCAGTCGGTGACCTGGTTCTCCCGGCCCGCCCTGACGGAGATCCCGCAGCTCGCCCGGTACCGGGGCTGCCACGAGCGGCGCGGCCAGCCCGACCTGCGGCTGCTCTACCACTGGATGCGGCAGGCCGGCCTTCGCACCACCCACCGGGAGTCGGTCGGCGTACCGGCCGCACCGCCGCACCCGGCGCCGGACGGGGCGCATGAGACGGGCGCGGCCCGGCTGTCCGTCCACCGGGTGGTGTGCGACCAGCATGGGCACGCCCTGGAGATCACGGACATCGAGTTCGCGGCCCGGACGGGCGCCTGGACCTACGAGTTCGGCGGCTAG
- a CDS encoding amino acid permease — MSRTAPTDAIRKPPPAARDEEARLRELGYQPVLARRMGGFGNFAISFSVISILSGCMTLYGFGLGTGGPAVMLWGWAGVGLFVLCVGLALAEVTSAYPTSGALYYMADRLGGRRWGWYTGWLNLLGLLGAIAGIDYGAAMFTGAFLNLQWGFEPTAQSTFLIFLAILLVHALLNLNGVRVVSLLNSISVWWHLAGVALIVGALAIVPDHHQSAKFVFTEFVNDTGWSNPLYVAAIGLLLAQYTFSGYDASAHLSEETSNASVAAAKGIVRSIWASWLAGFALLAGLTFAIQDYAGTQATATGVPPAQILLDALGEGGAKALLLVVIVAQLFCGNAEVAAASRMVFAFSRDNALPGSALWRRVNSRTHTPVPAVWLSVVVAGVLALPSLYSATAYGAVTAINVIGITPAYAIPILLRLRAGDRFVPGPWNLGRWSKPIGWIAVVWVAFVTVLFCLPQSSPVTWEKMNYSVIALAVVLVLASVWWYVARRSYGTPQSYGNAREEAEIAEGIV; from the coding sequence ATGTCACGCACCGCTCCCACCGACGCGATACGCAAGCCGCCACCGGCCGCACGGGACGAGGAGGCCCGGCTCAGAGAGCTGGGCTACCAGCCCGTCCTCGCGCGCCGCATGGGCGGCTTCGGCAACTTCGCCATCAGCTTCTCGGTCATCTCCATCCTGTCCGGCTGCATGACCCTGTACGGCTTCGGCCTGGGCACCGGCGGCCCCGCCGTCATGCTCTGGGGCTGGGCCGGCGTCGGCCTGTTCGTGCTCTGCGTCGGCCTCGCGCTCGCCGAGGTCACCAGCGCGTACCCGACCTCCGGAGCGCTCTACTACATGGCCGACCGGCTCGGCGGGCGCCGCTGGGGCTGGTACACCGGCTGGCTGAATCTGCTCGGTCTGCTCGGCGCCATCGCCGGTATCGACTACGGCGCCGCGATGTTCACCGGCGCCTTCCTCAACCTCCAGTGGGGCTTCGAGCCCACCGCCCAGTCGACCTTCCTGATCTTCCTGGCGATCCTGCTGGTGCACGCCCTGCTCAACCTCAACGGCGTCCGCGTGGTCAGCCTGCTCAACTCGATCAGCGTCTGGTGGCACCTCGCCGGTGTCGCCCTGATCGTCGGCGCGCTCGCGATCGTCCCCGACCACCACCAGTCCGCGAAGTTCGTCTTCACCGAGTTCGTCAACGACACCGGCTGGAGCAACCCGCTCTACGTCGCCGCAATCGGCCTGCTGCTCGCCCAGTACACCTTCTCCGGCTACGACGCCTCCGCCCACCTCTCGGAGGAGACCTCCAACGCCTCCGTGGCCGCCGCCAAGGGCATCGTCCGCTCCATCTGGGCGTCCTGGCTCGCCGGCTTCGCGCTGCTCGCCGGACTCACCTTCGCCATCCAGGACTACGCGGGCACCCAGGCCACCGCCACCGGCGTCCCGCCGGCCCAGATCCTGCTCGACGCGCTCGGCGAGGGCGGCGCCAAGGCGCTGCTGCTCGTGGTGATCGTGGCCCAGCTGTTCTGCGGCAACGCCGAGGTCGCCGCCGCCAGCCGGATGGTCTTCGCGTTCAGCCGCGACAACGCCCTGCCGGGCTCCGCGCTCTGGCGCCGCGTCAACAGCCGTACCCACACGCCGGTTCCGGCGGTCTGGCTGTCGGTCGTGGTCGCCGGGGTCCTCGCGCTGCCCTCGCTCTACTCGGCGACCGCCTACGGCGCCGTGACCGCCATCAACGTCATCGGCATCACCCCCGCCTACGCCATCCCGATCCTGCTGCGGCTGCGCGCGGGCGACCGCTTCGTGCCCGGGCCCTGGAACCTGGGCCGCTGGAGCAAGCCGATCGGCTGGATCGCGGTGGTGTGGGTGGCCTTCGTGACCGTGCTCTTCTGCCTGCCGCAGAGCTCGCCGGTCACCTGGGAGAAGATGAACTACTCGGTGATCGCCCTGGCCGTGGTGCTCGTCCTCGCCAGCGTCTGGTGGTACGTGGCCCGCCGCTCGTACGGCACCCCGCAGTCCTACGGCAACGCCCGCGAGGAGGCGGAGATCGCCGAGGGCATCGTCTGA
- a CDS encoding FGGY family carbohydrate kinase, producing MTGPVLAVDQGTSGTKALVVHPERGVLGTGFAPVHPRALPGGRVEVDPGELYDSVVAAGRAALAEAGEPVVAVGLANQGETVLAWDPATGAPLTDALVWQDRRAASICAELDAQARELTRITGLPVDPYFAAPKMAWIRRHLTGAGVVTTSDAWLVHRLTGAFVTDAATAGRTGLLDLDTLAWSETALDAYGLGGERMPRVVDADTPVGTTTAFGPPLPLTGLLVDQQAALLAQDVTAPGSAKCTYGTGAFLLAQTGSAPRRSDTGLVACVAWRLAGRTAYCLDGQVYTAASAVRWLTGLGVIAGPEELDPVGGAVPDAGGVTFVPALAGLAAPWWRGDVRGAVTGLGLDTGPGHLVRALCEGIAAQVTELAGAAAADLGAPLTTLRVDGGLTRSTLLMQTQADLLQRPVEVSALPDATALGVAAVARLGHEPGLAVHEAVPDWKPSAAYEPQVSADEAAERLGRFRTAVARLLADREGSGGGAA from the coding sequence ATGACGGGCCCGGTACTCGCCGTCGACCAGGGCACGTCGGGCACCAAGGCCCTCGTCGTCCATCCCGAGCGGGGGGTGCTCGGCACCGGCTTCGCCCCCGTCCACCCCCGCGCGCTGCCCGGCGGTCGGGTCGAGGTCGACCCCGGTGAGCTGTACGACTCCGTGGTCGCCGCCGGCCGGGCCGCCCTCGCGGAGGCCGGCGAACCGGTCGTCGCAGTCGGCCTCGCGAACCAGGGCGAGACCGTGCTCGCCTGGGACCCCGCGACCGGCGCGCCGCTCACCGACGCCCTCGTCTGGCAGGACCGCAGAGCCGCCAGCATCTGCGCCGAACTCGACGCGCAGGCACGGGAGTTGACACGGATCACCGGTCTGCCGGTCGATCCCTACTTCGCCGCCCCGAAGATGGCTTGGATCCGCCGCCATCTGACCGGCGCGGGTGTCGTCACCACCAGCGACGCATGGCTCGTACACCGTCTCACGGGCGCCTTCGTCACCGACGCGGCCACCGCGGGCCGCACCGGACTGCTCGATCTGGACACCCTCGCCTGGTCCGAGACGGCGCTCGACGCGTACGGCCTGGGCGGCGAGCGGATGCCCCGGGTCGTGGACGCCGACACCCCGGTCGGCACCACCACCGCCTTCGGCCCGCCGCTCCCCCTCACCGGGCTGCTCGTCGACCAGCAGGCCGCCCTGCTCGCGCAGGACGTCACCGCGCCCGGCAGCGCCAAGTGCACGTACGGCACGGGGGCGTTCCTGCTCGCCCAGACCGGGTCCGCGCCGCGGCGCAGCGACACCGGCCTGGTCGCCTGCGTCGCCTGGCGGCTGGCCGGCCGCACCGCGTACTGCCTGGACGGGCAGGTCTACACCGCCGCGTCCGCCGTGCGCTGGCTCACCGGCCTCGGCGTGATCGCCGGCCCCGAGGAGCTCGACCCGGTCGGCGGCGCCGTCCCGGACGCGGGCGGCGTCACCTTCGTCCCCGCACTCGCCGGTCTCGCCGCCCCCTGGTGGCGCGGCGACGTGCGCGGCGCGGTCACCGGACTCGGCCTCGACACCGGGCCGGGCCACCTGGTGCGCGCCCTGTGCGAGGGCATCGCCGCCCAGGTCACCGAGCTCGCCGGGGCAGCCGCGGCCGACCTCGGCGCACCGCTCACCACGCTCCGGGTCGACGGCGGACTGACCCGCTCGACGCTCCTCATGCAGACCCAGGCCGATCTGCTCCAGCGCCCCGTCGAGGTCTCCGCGCTCCCCGACGCCACCGCCCTCGGCGTCGCGGCGGTCGCCCGGCTCGGCCACGAGCCCGGCCTCGCCGTCCACGAGGCCGTGCCCGACTGGAAGCCGTCCGCCGCCTACGAGCCGCAGGTGTCGGCCGACGAGGCCGCCGAGCGCCTCGGCCGGTTCCGTACGGCCGTGGCACGGCTGCTCGCGGACAGGGAGGGTTCCGGAGGAGGGGCCGCGTGA
- a CDS encoding FAD-dependent oxidoreductase, which translates to MSVTRTGALPDTSAPDDAYDVTVVGAGVVGCAIARELARHSLRVALMEANGDIGEGSSKANTAILHTGFDAVPGSLEARLVREGGQLLAAYAEETGIPVEPVGALLVAWDEQQLATLPRLADKAVRNGHHGTRPLSAAELYAREPHLGPGALGALEVPGESIVCPWTTPLAYATQAVRSGVDLHLNCPVEKVRPGEGDAPHRLVTRRGVLRTRFLVNACGLYADAFDALLGREDFTVAPRRGQLLVFDKFARPLVRHILLPVPGPLGKGVLVAPTVYGNVLLGPTAEDLTDKTATSSTAEGLAGLRAQGGRILPALLDEEVTAAYAGLRAATGAEDYRIAAHPELRYVTVGGIRSTGLTASLALGRHTVGLLADAGLELGPERPLAPVRMPNLGEAFPRPYRDAGLIARDPAYGTLVCHCERVTLGEIRDALASTVPPASLDGLRRRTRARAGRCQGFSCGATVRALFEEGVR; encoded by the coding sequence GTGAGCGTCACCCGGACCGGAGCGCTTCCGGACACCTCGGCGCCCGACGACGCGTACGACGTCACCGTGGTCGGCGCGGGCGTGGTCGGCTGCGCCATCGCCCGTGAACTGGCCCGCCACTCCCTGCGGGTGGCGCTCATGGAGGCGAACGGGGACATCGGCGAGGGCAGTTCCAAGGCCAACACCGCGATCCTGCACACCGGCTTCGACGCCGTGCCAGGCTCGCTCGAAGCCCGACTGGTCCGGGAGGGCGGGCAGTTGCTCGCCGCCTACGCCGAGGAGACCGGCATCCCGGTCGAACCCGTGGGCGCGCTGCTCGTCGCCTGGGACGAGCAGCAGCTCGCGACGCTCCCCCGGCTCGCCGACAAGGCCGTACGGAACGGACACCACGGCACCCGCCCGCTGTCGGCCGCCGAACTGTACGCCCGCGAACCGCACTTGGGTCCCGGCGCGCTCGGCGCCCTTGAGGTGCCCGGCGAGTCGATCGTCTGCCCGTGGACCACCCCGCTCGCCTATGCCACCCAGGCCGTGCGCTCCGGGGTCGACCTGCATCTGAACTGCCCGGTGGAGAAGGTCCGTCCGGGCGAGGGCGACGCCCCGCACCGGCTCGTCACCCGGCGCGGAGTGCTGCGCACCCGCTTCCTGGTCAACGCCTGCGGCCTGTACGCGGACGCCTTCGACGCGCTGCTCGGGCGCGAGGACTTCACGGTCGCCCCGCGGCGGGGCCAGCTCCTGGTCTTCGACAAGTTCGCCCGCCCGCTCGTCCGACACATCCTCCTTCCGGTGCCGGGCCCCCTCGGCAAGGGGGTGCTGGTCGCGCCGACGGTGTACGGCAACGTACTGCTCGGCCCGACCGCCGAGGACCTCACCGACAAGACCGCGACCAGCTCGACCGCCGAAGGGCTCGCGGGGCTGCGGGCCCAGGGCGGGCGGATCCTGCCCGCGCTCCTCGACGAGGAGGTCACCGCCGCGTACGCGGGGCTGCGGGCCGCGACCGGCGCCGAGGACTATCGGATCGCCGCCCATCCCGAGCTGCGGTACGTCACCGTGGGCGGCATCCGCTCCACCGGGCTCACCGCCTCGCTCGCCCTCGGCCGGCACACGGTCGGGCTGCTCGCCGACGCCGGCCTGGAGCTCGGCCCGGAGCGGCCGCTCGCCCCGGTGCGGATGCCGAACCTCGGCGAGGCCTTCCCCCGCCCGTACCGCGACGCCGGACTGATCGCCCGCGACCCGGCGTACGGCACCCTCGTCTGCCACTGCGAGCGGGTCACCCTGGGCGAGATCCGCGACGCGCTCGCCTCCACCGTGCCGCCGGCCTCCCTGGACGGGCTGCGGCGCAGGACCCGGGCGCGGGCCGGGCGCTGCCAGGGCTTCTCCTGCGGGGCGACGGTGCGGGCACTGTTCGAGGAGGGCGTGCGATGA
- a CDS encoding FAD-dependent oxidoreductase — MKSVHPVERTVDVLVVGGGPAGLAAAARLAAAGAGRVEVLERERAAGGVPRHCARGGFGGLTGPAFARRAVRAAVRAGAVLRTGVSATGWAGPLALEVTAPTGLERITARAVVLATGARERPRSARLVPGSRPAGVLSTGELQQSVELFGLRRERIGRRAVVVGSDPIARHAVRTLRRAGVPVAAVVADRPYGPRLPGPVLRGATVLELVGRGRLSGVLVRGADGRTGLLRCDTVVFTGDWLPDHELARSGGVPLDPATRGPSVDGGLRTLVPGVFAAGNLLRGVEPGTVAAAEGRAVADAVLAHLAGAPWPAPGLTLETAGALRRLTPGRLHPAGPAPTLLLRPEVRLVRPILMVRQDARLLYERRLPVLLEPHRSLRHPAVWAPDADAAGGPVVVTLTP; from the coding sequence ATGAAATCCGTGCACCCGGTGGAGCGTACGGTCGATGTCCTGGTGGTCGGCGGCGGACCCGCCGGCCTGGCCGCGGCGGCCCGGCTCGCGGCGGCCGGCGCGGGCCGGGTGGAGGTCCTGGAGCGGGAGCGGGCGGCCGGCGGGGTGCCGCGGCACTGCGCGCGCGGCGGGTTCGGCGGGCTGACCGGACCCGCGTTCGCCCGCCGGGCGGTGCGCGCGGCGGTACGGGCCGGGGCCGTGCTCCGTACCGGCGTGAGCGCGACCGGCTGGGCCGGGCCGCTCGCCCTGGAGGTCACCGCGCCGACCGGCCTCGAGCGGATCACCGCACGGGCCGTGGTCCTCGCCACCGGCGCGCGCGAACGGCCGCGCAGCGCCCGGCTCGTACCGGGATCGCGCCCCGCCGGGGTGCTGAGCACCGGCGAACTCCAGCAGTCCGTCGAGCTGTTCGGGCTGCGGCGGGAGCGGATCGGGCGCCGCGCGGTCGTGGTCGGCTCCGACCCGATCGCCCGGCACGCGGTGCGCACCCTGCGCCGGGCCGGGGTGCCGGTGGCCGCGGTCGTCGCCGACCGGCCGTACGGGCCGCGGCTGCCCGGCCCGGTGCTGCGGGGCGCCACCGTCCTCGAACTCGTGGGCCGGGGACGTCTGTCGGGCGTCCTGGTGCGGGGCGCCGACGGGCGCACCGGGCTGTTGCGCTGCGACACGGTCGTCTTCACCGGCGACTGGCTGCCGGACCACGAACTGGCCCGCTCGGGCGGGGTGCCGCTCGATCCGGCGACCCGGGGTCCGTCGGTCGACGGCGGGCTGCGGACGCTCGTCCCGGGGGTGTTCGCGGCGGGCAATCTGCTGCGCGGCGTGGAGCCGGGGACGGTCGCGGCGGCGGAGGGCCGGGCGGTCGCCGACGCGGTGCTCGCCCACCTGGCGGGCGCGCCGTGGCCTGCGCCCGGCCTCACGCTGGAGACCGCGGGCGCGCTGCGCCGGCTGACCCCCGGCCGCCTCCACCCCGCCGGCCCGGCGCCCACGCTGCTGCTACGCCCGGAAGTCCGTCTCGTACGGCCTATTCTGATGGTCCGCCAGGACGCGCGACTGCTGTACGAGCGCCGCCTCCCTGTCCTCCTCGAACCGCACCGCTCGCTCCGGCACCCGGCGGTATGGGCGCCGGACGCGGACGCGGCGGGCGGTCCGGTGGTGGTGACGCTGACGCCGTAG
- a CDS encoding class I SAM-dependent methyltransferase produces the protein MDDNALNAEQDWLADTRTSYDTVAADYADLVRGLLDRTPYERAMLALFADAVRASGGGPVADLGCGPGRITAHLGGLGLDVLGIDLSPAMIGVARREHPGIDFRVGSMTELDLPDGSMAGLVAWYSLIHVPDAELDRTLAHFHRVLRPGGPLLLAFHAGDENRLKTEGYGGHPMRLHVHLREPEQLAGRLAAAGFAVEARMTLTSAESALGALVVARRAAA, from the coding sequence GTGGACGACAACGCTCTGAACGCCGAGCAGGACTGGCTCGCCGATACCCGCACCTCGTACGACACCGTGGCCGCCGACTACGCCGACCTCGTGCGCGGCCTGCTCGACCGGACGCCCTACGAGCGGGCGATGCTCGCGCTCTTCGCCGACGCGGTACGGGCCTCCGGGGGCGGGCCGGTCGCGGACCTGGGGTGCGGGCCCGGGCGGATCACCGCGCATCTGGGCGGGCTCGGTCTGGACGTCCTGGGCATCGACCTGTCCCCCGCGATGATCGGCGTGGCCCGCCGCGAGCACCCCGGCATCGACTTCCGGGTCGGCTCGATGACCGAGCTCGACCTGCCCGACGGCTCGATGGCGGGCCTGGTCGCCTGGTACTCCCTCATCCACGTCCCCGACGCCGAGCTCGACCGCACCCTCGCCCACTTCCACCGCGTCCTGCGCCCCGGCGGCCCGCTGCTCCTCGCCTTCCACGCGGGCGACGAGAACCGGCTGAAGACGGAGGGCTACGGCGGCCACCCCATGCGCCTGCACGTCCATCTGCGCGAGCCGGAGCAGCTGGCCGGGCGGCTCGCCGCGGCCGGTTTCGCGGTGGAGGCGCGGATGACGCTGACCTCGGCGGAGAGCGCACTCGGCGCCCTGGTGGTCGCCCGGCGGGCCGCGGCCTAG